In one window of Haladaptatus sp. QDMS2 DNA:
- a CDS encoding MutH/Sau3AI family endonuclease: protein MVNPALGRNANEDEIKAASDALLGKTLQEISESIHGRANSERHRSKMAVANLIEEDYFGIQINSDQAPDFEQAGIELKVTPLKTTGGGKLVRPKERLVLSMVDYGDIVKADHWTEVPALEKKLQRLLIIWYLHLQGENRANFPIIWHNIWEPSEERSKQIQADFKTIQEKVQQRESPSERHTEFLGTCPKHGGGFDKENPENSSRSALVAPGNHPFNEYAERRGWTIKSGAMLEVLHESTGLPPCKRGGASGIQLDELWEISNLQSSKEFTGTNRQKTFNDF from the coding sequence ATGGTTAACCCGGCTCTCGGAAGGAATGCAAATGAGGACGAGATAAAAGCAGCGTCAGATGCCCTGCTCGGAAAAACCCTTCAGGAAATTAGCGAGTCAATCCACGGTCGTGCCAACTCAGAACGACACCGCTCGAAAATGGCTGTTGCGAATCTTATTGAGGAGGATTACTTCGGAATCCAGATTAACAGTGACCAAGCTCCCGATTTTGAACAAGCAGGAATCGAACTTAAGGTCACACCACTGAAGACAACTGGAGGGGGAAAACTAGTCCGCCCGAAGGAACGTCTGGTCCTTAGTATGGTCGACTATGGAGACATCGTGAAAGCCGACCATTGGACAGAGGTCCCCGCCTTGGAGAAGAAACTACAGCGATTGCTCATCATCTGGTATCTTCACCTACAAGGGGAGAACCGCGCGAACTTCCCTATCATTTGGCACAATATCTGGGAACCATCTGAAGAGCGTTCAAAGCAAATTCAAGCAGACTTCAAAACAATCCAGGAGAAAGTACAGCAAAGAGAGTCACCCAGCGAGCGACATACCGAGTTTCTGGGTACGTGTCCGAAACATGGAGGTGGATTCGACAAGGAAAACCCCGAGAATTCATCGCGGAGTGCCCTCGTTGCACCGGGAAATCATCCATTCAACGAATATGCAGAGAGACGTGGCTGGACTATTAAGTCTGGGGCGATGTTAGAGGTGTTACATGAATCAACCGGACTCCCTCCTTGCAAGCGAGGTGGTGCCTCGGGTATCCAACTAGACGAACTATGGGAAATATCGAACTTACAATCCTCGAAAGAATTCACAGGAACCAATAGACAGAAAACATTTAACGATTTTTGA
- the pglZ gene encoding BREX-5 system phosphatase PglZ, producing the protein MKTQPTKTREQQAAAMIEAVFPDSHSGPVRVVWWDDGGFLADVVEAAADQLGIGFRAADRFPLDLRVGAVDEERVVDGPKVWYIPEGKNRRDWFRDIRETGGEIECSLEELLAELYEVSPWDIFDVERFDKAAREEAAEIIQQRFATGGIPRFDALSEEILTKGDGQLLEHLLREGWPEIDRDTMTVEEVADRIHTKHSVPLEGDKDPEEITETVRRWAVARWLVDAGIDSNLFPSGFGESEHSPLPSILQYRGSTDGAQVYIRNHFWDEVIDNLDDVWIYAECPVDGALDAALWETWQTAFEKQDSETCLERARQRTKVLSIYSENSPWVALWQQAANLAQLQAHFRAWENRDQDENPFKLYADRNHGTWKIDNEVLQLQLTGSPEEALPATHPATDSLAELRNELATSRYRTYLETLAKAVDASMQTDKSLAQHKSVHRWWNDHEEEFKSAGTVAILFIDALRFDLAQQLASRLAEQFEVRQETRMSTLPSETKFGMAALTPGESRRFTVRMKDGSLTVEQGGQSLASKQNRVDFLTKKGWDVPTMPNKGWQHHRIAYYDKELDDVGEGEVGDIEAHFQAYVDDLFELIKQMLEKKTWKHIYVVTDHGFVLLPKGTTMESVNPDSSDIEVKFRRVAGKGASEASGGIYLPSTTPGLEYLEDDIRLLVDPRQHFSKQGYTDSRYYHGGLLPQECMLSFLEIQQK; encoded by the coding sequence ATGAAGACACAGCCGACTAAAACAAGAGAACAACAGGCTGCAGCGATGATTGAGGCTGTATTCCCAGACAGTCACTCCGGCCCGGTCCGTGTCGTCTGGTGGGATGACGGGGGCTTCCTCGCTGATGTCGTCGAAGCAGCCGCCGATCAGCTCGGTATCGGTTTTCGAGCTGCCGACCGTTTTCCGCTCGATCTTCGAGTCGGGGCTGTCGATGAGGAGCGCGTCGTCGATGGGCCGAAGGTGTGGTATATTCCAGAAGGCAAGAACAGACGCGACTGGTTCCGCGACATCAGAGAGACCGGCGGCGAAATCGAATGCAGCCTCGAAGAACTCCTCGCAGAACTGTATGAGGTCTCCCCATGGGACATCTTCGATGTGGAACGCTTTGACAAGGCCGCTCGCGAAGAGGCTGCCGAAATCATCCAGCAGCGGTTCGCGACCGGTGGTATCCCACGGTTTGACGCCCTTAGCGAGGAGATTCTTACAAAAGGCGATGGTCAGCTTTTGGAGCATCTTCTCCGTGAGGGATGGCCCGAGATTGACCGCGATACGATGACGGTCGAGGAGGTCGCCGACCGAATCCACACGAAACATAGTGTCCCACTCGAGGGTGATAAAGACCCTGAGGAAATAACCGAGACAGTCCGGCGATGGGCGGTCGCTCGATGGCTTGTCGACGCTGGCATCGACTCCAATCTTTTCCCCAGTGGATTCGGGGAGTCGGAACATAGTCCGCTGCCTAGTATCCTCCAGTATCGTGGATCGACCGATGGGGCTCAGGTGTACATCCGTAATCACTTTTGGGACGAGGTCATCGACAACCTCGATGATGTTTGGATTTATGCTGAATGTCCGGTCGATGGTGCACTTGATGCCGCCCTTTGGGAGACATGGCAGACAGCGTTCGAGAAGCAGGACTCAGAGACCTGTCTCGAGCGTGCACGACAGCGTACGAAGGTGCTATCGATTTATTCGGAGAATTCACCCTGGGTTGCCCTCTGGCAACAGGCAGCGAACTTGGCACAACTGCAAGCACACTTCCGCGCTTGGGAGAACCGAGACCAAGACGAAAATCCATTCAAACTATACGCCGACCGAAATCATGGAACCTGGAAAATCGACAATGAAGTCCTGCAGTTGCAACTGACGGGGTCACCAGAGGAGGCCCTCCCGGCGACGCACCCGGCGACCGATTCACTCGCGGAACTGCGAAATGAACTGGCGACCAGCCGATACCGAACATATCTCGAGACACTTGCCAAGGCGGTCGATGCATCGATGCAGACCGACAAATCCCTTGCTCAGCACAAGTCTGTTCATCGGTGGTGGAATGACCACGAGGAGGAGTTCAAGAGTGCAGGGACGGTCGCTATACTATTCATTGACGCGCTTCGCTTCGACCTAGCCCAGCAGCTTGCCAGCCGCCTCGCAGAGCAGTTCGAGGTGAGACAAGAGACGAGAATGTCGACCCTCCCCTCGGAGACGAAGTTCGGAATGGCCGCACTCACGCCGGGTGAGTCGCGCCGATTTACGGTTCGCATGAAGGACGGGTCCTTGACGGTCGAACAGGGGGGGCAGTCACTTGCGTCCAAGCAGAACCGTGTGGACTTCCTTACTAAGAAAGGATGGGATGTACCAACCATGCCTAACAAGGGCTGGCAGCATCACCGTATTGCCTACTACGACAAGGAGTTGGACGACGTTGGTGAGGGAGAGGTTGGTGATATCGAGGCACACTTCCAGGCGTACGTCGACGACCTCTTTGAACTCATCAAACAAATGCTCGAGAAGAAAACCTGGAAGCATATTTACGTTGTCACAGACCATGGGTTCGTCTTGCTTCCAAAGGGAACGACCATGGAGTCAGTAAACCCTGATTCCAGTGACATCGAGGTGAAATTTCGCCGTGTCGCCGGCAAAGGAGCTTCTGAGGCATCCGGTGGAATTTATCTTCCGTCTACAACACCCGGATTGGAATATCTGGAGGACGATATTCGTCTCCTTGTAGACCCTCGACAGCATTTTAGCAAGCAAGGCTACACTGACAGCCGGTACTATCATGGAGGTCTTCTTCCACAAGAGTGCATGTTGTCGTTTCTTGAAATCCAACAAAAGTGA
- a CDS encoding BREX protein BrxB domain-containing protein gives MSGVNNPLIKFTTELVDFARGERRGIRNPFVMVPVDPPIEKRVTEILERWTVGEEGHRLADWKGVTSGSGDPITVTGVRLDELLPETTAFQTCRDLGPLPNVSTRSVEETLEGNLATELIDLLINTYIHEGGIENDQSSVLVLLNLGSLYPFTRASELLDELDRRNVTTTVGIPFPGSVIGGRLSFYNEDARHYYPAHRINQQIEEGYLTDV, from the coding sequence ATGAGTGGGGTCAACAACCCGTTGATTAAGTTCACCACCGAACTGGTCGACTTCGCACGCGGTGAACGACGAGGTATCCGCAACCCGTTCGTCATGGTTCCGGTCGACCCACCGATAGAGAAGCGGGTGACTGAGATTCTGGAGCGGTGGACAGTAGGTGAGGAAGGTCATCGCCTCGCAGACTGGAAGGGTGTCACCAGTGGTAGTGGTGACCCGATTACGGTGACTGGTGTCAGACTCGATGAGCTACTCCCTGAAACAACCGCTTTCCAGACCTGTCGGGATCTTGGCCCCTTACCGAATGTGTCCACGAGGTCGGTCGAGGAGACCCTTGAGGGGAATCTTGCAACAGAGCTCATCGATTTACTCATCAACACATACATCCACGAAGGCGGCATCGAGAACGACCAATCATCCGTCCTGGTCTTGCTCAACTTGGGCAGTCTCTACCCGTTTACTCGGGCCTCGGAGTTGCTCGATGAGCTTGACCGGCGAAACGTGACCACGACCGTCGGCATCCCATTCCCTGGCTCCGTCATCGGCGGTCGATTGAGCTTCTACAATGAAGATGCGAGACATTACTATCCAGCACATCGAATCAACCAGCAAATCGAGGAGGGGTACCTAACAGATGTCTGA
- a CDS encoding BrxA family protein: MSTGRKGGLDSTLPSLNGTLRDGEASLDLNAAGILVDQTRDILNLYLEHGDWTTVEDVWLDERLSERSSRGSARRTFVVIKSRLKQAGGNLPSVQHLPAILDACRNDLDRRQVLYCYVVADDGLLRYVLHEYLRQLTSQSIDRLDFSDEYLYRLLDNFRFADGEPLGIADSTRKRWAKGCRSVLRQIGVITSKQGADAQVPTIGDVPLEIAAYWSWHERGDEWLTNPTGWRYLFQPESFWSPQSQRLARSTRWSSHEAHGRLWYEPVADFYAAFGEGTR, translated from the coding sequence ATGTCTACAGGTCGGAAAGGCGGTCTGGATTCGACCCTTCCCTCCTTGAATGGGACGCTCAGGGATGGGGAGGCGTCACTCGACCTCAATGCTGCCGGCATTTTGGTCGACCAGACTCGCGACATCTTGAATCTCTATCTCGAACATGGCGACTGGACAACCGTCGAGGACGTTTGGCTCGACGAACGTCTTTCGGAGCGCTCCTCTCGAGGGAGTGCCCGCCGCACTTTCGTCGTCATCAAATCTCGCCTGAAGCAGGCCGGTGGCAATCTGCCATCGGTTCAGCACCTCCCGGCGATTCTCGATGCTTGTCGGAATGACCTTGACCGACGGCAGGTACTTTACTGCTACGTTGTCGCCGACGACGGACTGCTCCGCTACGTCCTTCACGAGTACCTGCGACAACTCACCTCCCAGAGCATCGACCGACTCGACTTTTCCGACGAATATCTCTACAGGTTACTCGATAACTTCCGATTCGCCGACGGTGAGCCACTCGGTATCGCCGACTCGACACGGAAACGGTGGGCGAAGGGTTGTCGTTCTGTTCTTCGACAAATTGGCGTCATCACCTCGAAGCAAGGGGCGGATGCCCAAGTGCCTACTATCGGTGACGTCCCGCTGGAGATTGCCGCCTACTGGTCATGGCATGAGCGCGGAGATGAGTGGCTGACCAATCCCACTGGATGGCGCTACCTCTTCCAGCCTGAATCGTTCTGGAGTCCTCAGAGCCAACGGCTGGCGAGGTCGACCCGCTGGAGTTCACATGAGGCACACGGCAGACTTTGGTACGAACCTGTAGCAGACTTCTACGCCGCATTTGGAGAGGGGACGCGATGA
- the pglX gene encoding BREX-5 system adenine-specific DNA-methyltransferase PglX translates to MSNGYSSKRKAQLDKAEREHLEKVVIQLRELVEKEIDYELDHKYDLKKKREGSKNLSDEMQKTRERLVEAIEHENSGEKSWKWCYNQYVSGVGYTIINRLAAFRCMEVRGFLDLPVTQIGESGLTPAAEKVLSESFTVGREESLVVAYHDACEKMQDEIEILFNLRSTHSVIDPKPAHFRKLVEMIDDISDEIWLADDVLGWVYEYYNRPVVEALDSKDTLKAEDVGPANQFYTPHWVVRLLADNSLGKLYIESTGQQSIIPSPESLSRDERKNRIVSPEDAPGVPELCTYMIPDEGNLEAPSFDDPSEIRVLDPACGSGHFLLYAFDVLERIWWAERPNLSRSEIPSKILEHNLYGVDIDLRSCQLSAFNLYLKARTRAEEENVENFEMPNTNIVCADARVADVEEAIDILNQITGEGTRAREAIDEIIAEFQSTEALGSLLDVQGMLSEELMQEQTDLLRWNDDGPHTLNAFLKKLREAVGDRTSDSFSEQNLKSFLNLLVVLTQDYDVALMNPPYGMRGRMPDDVKKYVEEHYQYYPEYYINFFEVCENLTKTHGRVGMLIPWSFMFRKVFESFRTDFVSKDRRFDFLAEFGYDILDNATVGTVGTVVRTGTVGDGEGTFIRLHDVPKAEKEFKFINAAFDDEYDGMVQRRYTRDTSEFSLIPGAPISYWVPKNLRDIYASNTVLDADNADLPERDSIGVVKQGLATGNDSRFFRYFWEVADEESKFPPISKGGSDAWLLPRISRTVFWEDDGKEIKRYDGSRPQNTQYYFNEGVTFNSRKRSGRNFGYMHQKSVFSHVGTALFPDEMDSWPLIAYLNSQLITYLKLAQAFERKWEVSTVARLPVIDAVFEYEDKLAEAAKEQVANVVSKRSLEFTSPHFSGCLVSQMIGYESPHLPNHPHRTILDEVPWKAPPRVTADMSFEEMAELAEEHLSKTDENIEKVAQQTDDLLFDYIGVSGKQKEEILREVSLRTIDNPVEDNSETEPQTEQDAIPTISADRIVTDFLLQLSMDLLNEDRDGIIPLVDIPGEDHLLSRIETKFEEIFGEYASERLAEVDQLLGNKQPGEEAYPNISRWLHHKLFAYHISKFERTPIMWQLTSERLVSDPKTEGFACLVDYHQLSDGIFDQIETRYLKPLKAEYRERRNAFDQQRSDSALPTPKREKAAEKYQRYEDTLSQITEFQEATLALSSPHSPNRDEAVSSIAGNLKPKVTEFRERTETRLSTLDTLVEEMGEDKVKKYFSPTFLDKVNKHRDEWISALEDLEFACDAYSHDLESPVEAHLYDLFRYIDDNVGSIHHGSNDITFLNHYFKKGENYLEKGVPKQGLVGEERLKAELAAETNDDVEIGKEVKKGCNKLSKALPKDWEIRALEEVMTAGYSPVKKHGVAINITPFAEKNIVPKIVEDKVI, encoded by the coding sequence ATGTCTAACGGATACTCTTCTAAACGGAAGGCCCAGCTCGACAAGGCCGAACGTGAACATCTTGAGAAGGTGGTAATCCAGTTGCGCGAATTGGTCGAGAAAGAAATCGACTACGAACTCGACCACAAGTACGACCTAAAAAAAAAGAGGGAGGGGAGTAAGAACCTTTCTGATGAGATGCAAAAGACCAGGGAACGTCTCGTTGAGGCGATTGAACACGAGAATAGTGGTGAGAAGTCCTGGAAGTGGTGCTACAACCAGTATGTTTCTGGGGTTGGATACACTATTATCAATCGGCTTGCGGCTTTCCGTTGTATGGAGGTTCGAGGATTTTTGGACCTTCCCGTGACTCAAATTGGCGAATCTGGACTTACCCCTGCAGCAGAGAAAGTTCTATCTGAGAGTTTCACCGTCGGTCGCGAAGAGTCCCTCGTCGTTGCCTATCACGATGCCTGCGAAAAAATGCAAGACGAAATTGAGATTCTCTTCAATCTTCGCTCTACACACAGCGTAATCGATCCGAAGCCAGCCCACTTTCGAAAACTTGTGGAGATGATTGATGATATTAGCGACGAAATCTGGCTTGCTGACGACGTTCTTGGGTGGGTTTATGAATATTACAATCGACCTGTGGTTGAAGCTCTTGACTCAAAGGATACGCTGAAGGCTGAAGATGTAGGTCCAGCCAATCAATTCTACACACCCCATTGGGTTGTACGTTTACTCGCTGATAATAGTCTCGGGAAGTTATATATCGAATCGACTGGGCAGCAGTCTATCATTCCCAGTCCGGAATCACTATCCAGAGATGAACGTAAAAATCGAATTGTCTCGCCCGAGGATGCACCTGGGGTACCTGAACTCTGTACGTATATGATTCCAGATGAGGGTAATCTTGAGGCCCCATCATTTGATGACCCTTCAGAAATTCGCGTATTAGATCCTGCGTGTGGTAGTGGACATTTCCTTCTTTACGCATTTGACGTCCTTGAACGAATCTGGTGGGCTGAACGACCCAATCTCAGTCGTAGCGAAATCCCTTCAAAAATCCTCGAACATAACCTCTATGGGGTAGACATTGATCTTCGATCTTGTCAACTATCTGCATTCAACCTCTACTTGAAAGCCCGTACTCGCGCCGAAGAGGAAAATGTCGAAAACTTTGAGATGCCGAATACGAATATTGTCTGTGCCGATGCTCGAGTTGCAGATGTGGAGGAAGCTATTGATATCCTTAATCAAATCACTGGGGAAGGAACTCGAGCAAGAGAAGCGATAGATGAAATAATTGCTGAGTTCCAGTCTACTGAGGCACTTGGGAGCCTGCTAGACGTCCAGGGGATGCTTTCTGAGGAATTAATGCAAGAGCAGACCGACCTCCTCAGATGGAATGACGACGGTCCACACACGCTGAATGCATTCCTGAAGAAATTGCGAGAAGCAGTCGGAGATCGAACTTCAGATTCCTTTAGTGAACAAAATCTCAAGAGCTTCCTAAATCTCCTTGTGGTACTAACCCAAGATTACGATGTTGCATTGATGAATCCGCCTTATGGAATGCGGGGAAGGATGCCTGATGATGTGAAAAAGTACGTAGAGGAACATTACCAGTACTATCCTGAATACTATATCAACTTTTTCGAAGTATGTGAGAACCTCACAAAAACCCATGGTCGAGTCGGCATGTTGATTCCGTGGTCGTTCATGTTCCGAAAGGTCTTCGAGAGTTTCCGGACGGATTTTGTTAGTAAAGACCGTCGTTTTGACTTCCTCGCCGAGTTCGGCTATGATATCTTGGATAACGCGACAGTTGGGACAGTTGGGACAGTCGTTCGAACCGGTACAGTTGGAGATGGTGAGGGGACTTTCATCCGTCTTCACGACGTTCCAAAAGCCGAAAAAGAGTTCAAATTCATCAACGCAGCATTTGATGATGAGTATGATGGAATGGTGCAACGACGATACACACGAGACACATCTGAATTTTCCTTAATTCCTGGTGCGCCTATATCCTATTGGGTCCCCAAGAATCTTCGAGATATTTATGCTTCTAACACGGTCCTAGATGCAGATAATGCTGACCTGCCCGAAAGAGATAGCATAGGTGTTGTAAAGCAGGGTCTAGCGACTGGAAACGATAGTCGATTCTTCCGATATTTTTGGGAGGTTGCCGACGAGGAAAGCAAATTCCCTCCTATTTCGAAAGGAGGTAGTGATGCTTGGTTACTCCCTAGAATTAGCAGGACCGTATTTTGGGAAGACGATGGAAAAGAAATCAAACGATACGACGGGTCTAGGCCACAAAATACTCAATATTATTTCAATGAAGGTGTAACCTTCAATAGCCGAAAAAGAAGCGGGCGGAATTTTGGATATATGCATCAAAAGTCCGTCTTCTCTCACGTTGGAACTGCGCTTTTCCCAGACGAGATGGACTCTTGGCCACTGATTGCGTACCTCAACAGTCAACTAATTACTTATCTAAAACTCGCACAAGCATTTGAGAGAAAGTGGGAGGTGAGCACAGTAGCAAGATTACCAGTGATTGACGCCGTCTTCGAGTATGAAGATAAACTCGCAGAAGCGGCGAAAGAACAGGTTGCCAATGTCGTTTCAAAACGAAGCTTAGAGTTCACTTCACCTCATTTCTCTGGCTGTTTAGTCTCTCAAATGATTGGATACGAATCGCCCCATCTTCCGAACCATCCCCACCGAACAATTTTAGATGAGGTCCCATGGAAAGCACCTCCTCGAGTAACCGCAGATATGAGCTTTGAAGAGATGGCTGAACTCGCTGAGGAACACCTTTCCAAAACTGATGAGAATATTGAAAAGGTCGCCCAGCAAACGGACGACTTACTCTTTGATTACATTGGAGTTTCAGGGAAGCAAAAAGAGGAAATTCTTCGAGAAGTTAGCTTGAGAACTATTGACAATCCGGTTGAAGATAATAGTGAGACCGAACCCCAAACAGAACAAGATGCCATACCCACGATTTCAGCTGATAGAATCGTTACAGATTTCCTGCTCCAACTAAGCATGGACCTTCTCAACGAAGATAGAGATGGAATAATTCCATTAGTAGATATTCCAGGTGAGGACCATCTACTCAGCCGTATAGAAACCAAGTTCGAAGAAATATTTGGAGAATATGCATCGGAACGACTTGCTGAAGTTGATCAGCTGTTAGGCAACAAGCAACCAGGTGAAGAAGCATATCCAAATATTTCACGCTGGCTCCATCACAAACTCTTCGCATATCATATTTCGAAGTTCGAAAGAACGCCCATTATGTGGCAACTTACTAGCGAGAGGCTTGTCTCAGACCCTAAGACGGAAGGATTTGCCTGTTTGGTCGACTATCATCAACTAAGTGATGGAATTTTCGACCAAATTGAAACACGTTATCTAAAACCACTCAAAGCTGAATATCGTGAACGTAGGAATGCATTTGACCAGCAGCGGTCAGATAGTGCGCTCCCAACCCCTAAAAGGGAAAAAGCTGCAGAAAAGTACCAACGATACGAGGACACTCTCTCTCAAATCACAGAATTTCAAGAAGCTACTCTTGCACTAAGTTCACCTCACTCACCAAACAGAGACGAAGCCGTCTCATCGATAGCTGGGAACCTCAAACCAAAAGTCACAGAGTTCCGTGAACGTACTGAAACACGTCTCAGTACGCTCGACACGCTAGTTGAAGAGATGGGTGAAGACAAGGTTAAAAAATACTTTAGTCCTACATTCCTAGATAAAGTAAACAAACATCGAGACGAATGGATAAGCGCACTTGAGGACCTCGAATTCGCATGTGATGCTTACAGTCATGATTTAGAGTCTCCTGTCGAAGCTCATCTCTATGATTTATTCAGATACATTGATGACAATGTTGGATCAATACATCACGGCAGCAATGATATCACTTTCCTGAACCATTACTTTAAAAAAGGCGAGAATTACTTGGAGAAAGGGGTACCAAAGCAGGGTCTTGTAGGAGAGGAGCGCCTTAAGGCGGAACTTGCTGCTGAGACTAATGATGATGTTGAAATCGGCAAAGAAGTCAAAAAAGGCTGTAATAAGTTATCAAAAGCTCTTCCAAAAGATTGGGAAATACGAGCTCTAGAAGAAGTGATGACAGCCGGATACTCACCAGTAAAGAAACACGGCGTCGCAATCAACATCACGCCCTTTGCCGAGAAGAATATCGTTCCGAAAATCGTAGAGGACAAGGTAATCTAA